A single Stigmatopora argus isolate UIUO_Sarg chromosome 7, RoL_Sarg_1.0, whole genome shotgun sequence DNA region contains:
- the LOC144077923 gene encoding uncharacterized protein LOC144077923, translating to MEDDGSSVTDHSSDAPAMEDDDSSVTDHSSDVSGEVFDIEYIVEPDSGDESTPGLEDQKKLKKKSDKKPERKKPDKKPKGKQQKSHPCTHCNKVFDRLSKLNRHQSVHTRPRALKTLYHCQHCDKTFKNEEKLLRHQDTHSRTREHACADCDKVFNKPSRLARHRRIHERKPKEPHQCSFCAKTFDKLYRRIRHERMHTGERPFTCSYCGKGFSEMGHCKAHEKTHQDNPEKPHRCTDCSMSFFKASELGRHQRSHTGEKPFQCSVCDSSFARSESLKRHMRSHTGERPYTCITCSKGFYSRQDLNIHVLIHSGEKPHLCPVCGKGFSQLGNMKEHEKNVHVRPEKYACNECGATFTRFKSLNLHQRVHTGERPYLCLPCGRSFSWSHCLSRHRRTHAHKQMLRDATKDIQDFQVLSQNPCS from the exons ATGGAGGATGACGGTTCATCTGTGACGGATCACTCCTCAGAT GCCCCAGCCATGGAGGATGACGATTCATCTGTGACGGATCACTCCTCGGATGTAA GTGGTGAAGTATTCGATATTGAGTACATTGTAGAACCTGATTCCGGTGATGAATCGACTCCTGGCTTGGAGGATCAGAAAAAGCTTAAGAAAAAGTCTGATAAAAAGcccgagagaaaaaagcctgacaaaAAGCCCAAGGGAAAGCAACAAAAGAGCCATCCTTGCACCCATTGCAACAAAGTATTTGACCGCCTTTCCAAACTTAACCGGCATCAATCTGTACACACAAGGCCAAGGGCCTTAAAGACTCTCTATCACTGTCAGCATTGTGACAAGACTTTCAAAAATGAAGAGAAGCTGTTACGACACCAGGACACCCATAGCCGAACAAGAGAGCACGCATGCGCCGATTGCGATAAAGTGTTTAACAAGCCTTCCAGGCTAGCACGCCATCGACGCATTCATGAGAGGAAACCAAAGGAACCCCACCAGTGTTCCTTCTGTGCCAAAACGTTTGATAAACTCTACCGACGCATCCGTCATGAACGAATGCACACGGGCGAAAGGCCTTTCACCTGTTCCTACTGTGGGAAGGGATTCTCCGAAATGGGCCACTGTAAAGCTCACGAAAAAACACACCAGGATAACCCTGAAAAGCCCCATCGCTGCACGGACTGCAGCATGTCCTTCTTCAAGGCCTCGGAACTGGGTCGGCACCAGCGCTCGCACACCGGAGAGAAGCCGTTTCAGTGCAGCGTATGTGACAGCTCCTTCGCCCGGTCAGAGAGTCTCAAGAGgcacatgaggagccacaccgGTGAGCGGCCCTACACTTGTATCACTTGCAGCAAGGGATTTTACTCTCGCCAGGATTTGAACATTCACGTGCTCATCCACTCGGGAGAAAAGCCCCACCTTTGCCCCGTGTGCGGAAAAGGCTTCTCGCAACTAGGCAACATGAAGGAGCACGAGAAGAACGTCCACGTCAGGCCCGAAAAGTATGCTTGCAACGAATGCGGCGCCACCTTCACCCGGTTCAAGTCGCTCAACCTGCACCAGCGGGTGCACACCGGGGAGAGGCCGTATCTGTGCTTGCCGTGCGGTCGAAGCTTTTCCTGGAGTCACTGTTTGAGCAGACACCGCAGAACTCACGCTCACAAGCAGATGTTGAGGGATGCCACCAAAGACATACAAGATTTTCAAGTACTATCTCAGAATCCGTGCAGTTGA